One region of Culex pipiens pallens isolate TS chromosome 2, TS_CPP_V2, whole genome shotgun sequence genomic DNA includes:
- the LOC120412838 gene encoding uncharacterized protein LOC120412838 isoform X1, producing the protein MQIFTFITVFGAVLCGQSSGEEAKTFPGAEIIIPAVIGQVLPGLISGIVGGIAGGIAPAIPQIPPISTSHSTVLVTSVADKPVAVSFHSHSGTISTSASGPSTSAGSHGSVSSSSLVSASSQAGSKPAIFGLSKRWQKFIKSIG; encoded by the exons ATGCAAATCTTTACGTTTATTACCGTTTTTGGGGCGGTTTTGTGCGGCCAAAGCAGCGGAGAAGAAGCGAAAACGTTTCCTGG CGCGGAGATAATCATCCCCGCCGTCATAGGACAAGTTCTGCCGGGACTCATCAGCGGGATTGTGGGTGGAATAGCAGGAGGTATTGCACCGGCTATTCCACAGATTCCGCCGATATCGACGTCACATTCGACCGTGCTGGTTACATCGGTTGCCGATAAGCCGGTGGCCGTGAG TTTCCACAGCCACAGCGGGACGATCTCGACGAGCGCCTCCGGCCCCTCCACCAGTGCGGGCTCCCACGGATCGGTCAGCAGCTCATCGTTGGTGAGCGCATCCAGCCAAGCCGGTTCGAAGCCGGCCATCTTTGGGCTTTCCAAGCGGTGGCAAAAGTTCATCAAAAGCATCGGCTGA
- the LOC120412838 gene encoding uncharacterized protein LOC120412838 isoform X2: protein MQIFTFITVFGAVLCGQSSGEEAKTFPGAEIIIPAVIGQVLPGLISGIVGGIAGGIAPAIPQIPPISTSHSTVLVTSVADKPVAVSHSGTISTSASGPSTSAGSHGSVSSSSLVSASSQAGSKPAIFGLSKRWQKFIKSIG, encoded by the exons ATGCAAATCTTTACGTTTATTACCGTTTTTGGGGCGGTTTTGTGCGGCCAAAGCAGCGGAGAAGAAGCGAAAACGTTTCCTGG CGCGGAGATAATCATCCCCGCCGTCATAGGACAAGTTCTGCCGGGACTCATCAGCGGGATTGTGGGTGGAATAGCAGGAGGTATTGCACCGGCTATTCCACAGATTCCGCCGATATCGACGTCACATTCGACCGTGCTGGTTACATCGGTTGCCGATAAGCCGGTGGCCGTGAG CCACAGCGGGACGATCTCGACGAGCGCCTCCGGCCCCTCCACCAGTGCGGGCTCCCACGGATCGGTCAGCAGCTCATCGTTGGTGAGCGCATCCAGCCAAGCCGGTTCGAAGCCGGCCATCTTTGGGCTTTCCAAGCGGTGGCAAAAGTTCATCAAAAGCATCGGCTGA